Proteins co-encoded in one Gemmatimonadales bacterium genomic window:
- a CDS encoding ABC transporter ATP-binding protein, with the protein MSDLVIAVRALTRSYEMGAEVVQALRGLDLEIRRNEYVAIMGPSGSGKSTLMNMIGCLDTPSSGEYWLNGQEVSRMGDDALARVRNKEIGFVFQTFNLLPRATALHNVELPLVYAGTTARERRARAEEALTRVGLKDRMHHRPNELSGGQRQRVAIARALVNRPSILLADEPTGNLDSSTSDEIMQVFEQLHSEGQTLVMVTHEPDIAAHAERVVVLRDGRVESDVLNRTKAA; encoded by the coding sequence ATGAGCGACCTCGTCATCGCCGTCCGCGCGCTCACCCGCTCCTATGAGATGGGCGCCGAAGTGGTTCAGGCCCTCCGGGGCCTCGACCTCGAGATCCGCCGCAACGAGTACGTGGCCATCATGGGGCCGTCCGGCTCGGGCAAGTCCACGCTGATGAACATGATCGGCTGCCTGGACACCCCGTCGAGCGGCGAGTACTGGCTCAACGGGCAGGAAGTGTCCCGCATGGGCGACGACGCCCTGGCCCGGGTACGGAACAAGGAGATCGGGTTCGTCTTCCAGACCTTCAACCTCCTGCCCCGCGCCACCGCCCTGCACAACGTGGAGCTGCCGCTGGTGTACGCGGGCACCACCGCCCGCGAGCGGCGGGCCCGTGCGGAAGAGGCGCTGACGCGGGTCGGCCTGAAGGACCGCATGCATCACCGGCCAAACGAGCTCTCCGGCGGCCAGCGTCAGCGGGTGGCCATTGCCCGTGCACTGGTCAACCGGCCCTCGATCCTGCTGGCGGACGAGCCGACCGGCAACCTCGACAGCTCCACCAGCGACGAGATCATGCAGGTCTTCGAGCAGCTCCACAGCGAGGGGCAGACCCTGGTCATGGTGACCCACGAGCCGGACATCGCGGCACACGCCGAGCGCGTCGTGGTGTTGCGTGACGGCCGGGTCGAAAGCGACGTCCTCAACCGGACGAAGGCGGCCTGA
- a CDS encoding ABC transporter permease gives MPLWEAVTMALRTIRAQKLKSFFSLIGVLIGVMFLIAVVSIVQGMNVYMEDQFANRLIGLNVFQVRQRPNFTTGNVTRETWLSWRRRPRITYADADYIKARLRTPATIAMYCADRMALTYNGKTAKDIDLVGTEETYFQIKNLEIANGRAFSAQEVRAAQTVVVIGDLVAEKLYPGQDPVGKEVTIAGLPYRIVGVAAKQGTMFGLSMDKFAIMPYTAPARRYICPINILDDIQIQTAGPSDMVAAMAEVEAMMRIRRQLKPAQENNFYLQTAEGALEGWKRFSKILFMALPGLVAISLVVGGIVIMNIMLMAVSERTREIGIRKALGAKRRDILAQFVVESATLSVVGAIFGIGAGIGLAFAVRALSPLPAAVAPWSILVGVTLGIIVGVVAGVYPATRASRLDPIVALRAE, from the coding sequence ATGCCACTCTGGGAAGCGGTCACGATGGCACTCCGCACGATCCGGGCGCAGAAGCTGAAGAGCTTCTTCTCCCTCATCGGCGTGCTGATCGGGGTCATGTTCCTGATCGCGGTCGTCTCGATCGTGCAGGGCATGAACGTGTACATGGAAGACCAGTTCGCGAACCGGCTCATCGGGCTCAACGTCTTCCAAGTGCGTCAGCGACCGAACTTCACCACCGGCAACGTGACCCGGGAGACCTGGCTCAGCTGGCGGCGCCGGCCGCGGATCACGTACGCCGACGCGGACTACATCAAGGCGCGACTCAGGACGCCCGCGACCATCGCGATGTATTGCGCGGACCGGATGGCGCTGACCTACAATGGCAAGACGGCCAAGGATATCGACCTGGTCGGGACCGAGGAGACGTACTTCCAGATCAAGAATCTCGAGATCGCCAACGGACGGGCCTTCTCCGCCCAGGAGGTCCGCGCGGCGCAGACCGTCGTGGTCATCGGCGACCTGGTGGCCGAGAAGCTCTACCCCGGCCAGGACCCTGTCGGCAAGGAGGTCACGATCGCGGGCCTCCCCTACCGGATCGTCGGCGTCGCGGCCAAGCAGGGGACGATGTTCGGCCTCTCGATGGACAAGTTTGCGATCATGCCATACACCGCGCCGGCCCGGCGGTACATCTGCCCGATCAACATCCTGGACGACATCCAGATCCAGACGGCGGGTCCGAGTGACATGGTGGCGGCGATGGCGGAGGTCGAGGCGATGATGCGCATCCGCCGGCAGCTCAAGCCCGCGCAGGAGAACAATTTCTACCTCCAGACGGCGGAAGGTGCACTCGAGGGGTGGAAGCGGTTCTCCAAAATCCTCTTCATGGCGCTCCCAGGGCTGGTGGCGATCTCACTGGTGGTGGGCGGCATCGTGATCATGAACATCATGCTGATGGCCGTGTCCGAACGGACCCGGGAAATCGGCATCCGGAAGGCGCTCGGCGCCAAGCGGCGCGACATCCTTGCCCAGTTCGTGGTCGAGTCGGCCACCCTGTCGGTGGTGGGCGCCATCTTCGGCATCGGGGCGGGTATCGGACTGGCCTTCGCCGTGCGGGCGCTCTCTCCCCTGCCGGCCGCCGTGGCCCCCTGGTCCATCCTGGTGGGCGTCACGCTGGGTATCATCGTCGGCGTCGTGGCGGGCGTGTACCCGGCCACGCGCGCCAGTCGTCTGGATCCCATCGTGGCGCTCCGCGCCGAATAG
- a CDS encoding efflux RND transporter periplasmic adaptor subunit, whose protein sequence is MSRRTKFGLIAAILIVVVGGLFFLTAANRNKRAVEVRFDTVQPQDLVASVTASGRIEPKTKVDISADITGRVTQIAVKEGDWVKKGQFLLQIDPAQYEAAVARTEALLSASTASYVQAKANYDQAKRTVDRAKELSASSPNLISTEAVEQAQTAFEVAEANLNASSAQMAQNRATLQDAKDQLSKTRLISPLDGRVTRLNVEVGEVAVPGTFSRETALLMTVADLSVILAKVQVDETDVVRLALGDSVRVTIDAFPDTGFVGRVTKISNSAQLTATATAGGSSDRAVDFDVEITLENPPEDIRPDLSATAKIVTDTRTQVPSVPIIALTVRQHEVMPNESAPAGNQAADSSEKKMTDTEGVFVVRDGIATFTPVKVGIAGEEYFEVVSGVQLGDSIVAGTYQTIRDLQDSAKVRAAKMPAPGGVK, encoded by the coding sequence ATGTCACGTCGCACCAAGTTCGGACTTATCGCCGCCATCCTGATCGTCGTGGTCGGTGGACTGTTCTTCCTCACCGCGGCCAACCGCAACAAGCGGGCGGTCGAGGTCCGGTTTGACACGGTCCAGCCCCAGGACCTCGTCGCCTCGGTCACGGCCAGCGGTCGCATCGAGCCGAAGACGAAGGTGGACATCAGCGCCGACATCACCGGGCGTGTCACACAGATTGCGGTCAAGGAGGGCGACTGGGTCAAGAAGGGGCAGTTCCTGCTCCAGATCGACCCGGCCCAGTATGAGGCCGCCGTTGCCCGGACCGAGGCGTTGCTCTCGGCCTCCACCGCCTCGTACGTCCAGGCGAAGGCCAACTACGACCAGGCCAAGCGGACGGTCGATCGCGCCAAGGAACTGAGCGCCAGCAGCCCGAACCTGATCTCGACCGAGGCGGTCGAGCAGGCGCAGACGGCCTTCGAGGTGGCCGAGGCGAACCTGAACGCCTCCAGCGCCCAGATGGCGCAGAACCGCGCCACGCTGCAGGACGCCAAGGATCAGCTCTCGAAGACGCGACTCATCAGCCCCCTCGACGGCCGGGTCACCCGGCTGAACGTGGAAGTGGGCGAAGTCGCCGTCCCCGGTACCTTCTCGCGAGAGACGGCGTTGCTCATGACCGTGGCCGACCTCTCCGTGATCCTGGCCAAGGTGCAGGTCGACGAAACTGACGTGGTGCGCCTGGCCCTCGGCGACTCGGTGCGCGTGACCATCGACGCCTTCCCCGACACGGGCTTTGTCGGGCGCGTCACCAAGATCAGCAACAGCGCGCAGTTGACCGCCACGGCCACGGCCGGCGGATCCTCCGACCGCGCGGTGGACTTCGACGTGGAAATCACGCTCGAAAATCCGCCCGAGGACATCCGGCCCGACCTGAGCGCCACCGCGAAGATCGTCACCGACACCCGCACCCAGGTGCCCAGCGTGCCGATCATTGCACTGACGGTCCGCCAGCATGAAGTGATGCCGAACGAGAGCGCGCCGGCCGGCAACCAGGCGGCGGACAGCTCGGAGAAGAAGATGACGGACACCGAAGGGGTGTTCGTGGTGCGGGATGGGATCGCCACCTTCACGCCGGTCAAGGTGGGCATCGCCGGTGAGGAGTACTTCGAAGTGGTGTCGGGTGTGCAGCTCGGCGACTCGATTGTCGCCGGCACGTACCAGACGATCCGCGACCTGCAGGACAGCGCCAAGGTCCGCGCGGCCAAGATGCCCGCGCCGGGAGGCGTGAAGTAA
- a CDS encoding TolC family protein has translation MTHWKRLLALGLFVPSLALAQQPTTPTATLEPAPTAGISLQDAISSALAKNPGYLQWLNNESPANLAVKSAYASFIPSASVSGGFNYTGSGSSNFGGTNVVKTSASVGSNYSIDLNWTLDGRVLNTPGQTRANLRATKEQIAAANVQLRAAVNTAYLNVLQTNARIEVVTQQVARNRVFLDLAKARYQVGQATMLDTRQAEVTLGQSEVDLLVARQQNADARLELFQLMGVTAPEGFETIALTDSFPVTEPSYSLNDLLSKASEVNPNLKAAVASADASGYNLSAVKSEYFPSLRASANWSGYTQEYTDDQSLVNQAYASASGAAANCTFQNQIIQGLTYGPGGIPGQPNGGIIPDCYAYSGLNATGTALDPIVSQQIIDNNNTFPWNFTTQPFQIFAGISLPIFNGLQRETRVSQAKAQRDDATEEVRAQSLLVRRQVTSRYLAIGAAYQAIGVAEENKAAAADQLRLAQDRYRLGQGTALELSDAEGAVQRADGTYVDAIYGYHKAVVALEEAVGQPLR, from the coding sequence ATGACGCATTGGAAGCGGTTGCTCGCGCTCGGCCTTTTCGTTCCGAGCCTGGCCCTCGCCCAGCAGCCCACGACGCCAACGGCGACACTGGAACCGGCCCCGACCGCCGGCATTTCGCTCCAGGACGCCATCAGTTCCGCCCTGGCCAAGAATCCCGGCTACCTCCAGTGGCTCAACAATGAGAGCCCGGCAAACCTCGCGGTGAAGAGCGCCTATGCGAGCTTCATCCCGAGCGCGAGTGTCTCGGGTGGCTTCAACTACACCGGGTCCGGCTCCTCCAACTTCGGCGGTACGAACGTCGTCAAGACGTCGGCGTCGGTCGGTTCCAACTACAGCATCGACCTCAATTGGACGCTCGATGGCCGCGTGCTGAACACCCCCGGCCAGACCCGGGCCAACCTCCGGGCCACCAAGGAGCAGATTGCGGCGGCCAACGTCCAGCTCCGCGCCGCGGTGAACACGGCGTACCTGAACGTGCTGCAGACCAACGCACGCATCGAGGTGGTCACCCAGCAGGTCGCCCGGAACCGCGTGTTCCTCGACCTCGCGAAGGCGCGCTACCAGGTGGGACAGGCGACGATGCTCGACACCCGGCAGGCCGAGGTGACCCTCGGCCAGTCGGAAGTGGACCTGCTGGTGGCCAGGCAGCAGAACGCCGACGCCCGGCTGGAACTCTTCCAGTTGATGGGCGTCACCGCGCCAGAGGGGTTCGAGACCATCGCCCTGACCGATTCCTTCCCGGTGACGGAGCCCTCGTACTCGCTCAACGACCTGCTCAGCAAGGCGTCAGAGGTGAATCCAAACCTCAAGGCTGCCGTGGCGTCGGCCGACGCGAGCGGGTACAACCTGAGCGCCGTCAAGAGCGAGTATTTCCCGTCGCTGCGGGCCAGCGCCAACTGGAGCGGCTACACGCAGGAGTACACCGACGATCAGTCGCTGGTGAACCAGGCGTACGCCAGCGCGAGCGGCGCGGCGGCCAACTGCACCTTCCAGAACCAGATCATCCAGGGCCTGACCTACGGCCCGGGCGGGATTCCCGGCCAGCCGAATGGCGGGATCATCCCCGACTGTTACGCCTATTCAGGGTTGAACGCCACAGGCACGGCGCTCGATCCGATCGTGTCCCAGCAGATCATCGACAACAACAACACCTTCCCGTGGAACTTCACCACGCAGCCGTTCCAGATCTTCGCCGGCATCTCGCTGCCGATTTTCAACGGCCTGCAGCGTGAGACCCGCGTCTCCCAGGCCAAGGCCCAGCGGGACGACGCCACCGAAGAGGTGCGGGCCCAGTCCCTGCTCGTCCGGAGGCAGGTGACGAGCCGCTACCTCGCCATCGGAGCCGCCTACCAGGCGATCGGCGTCGCGGAAGAGAACAAGGCCGCCGCCGCCGACCAGCTCCGGCTGGCGCAGGACCGGTACCGGCTCGGCCAGGGCACCGCGCTGGAACTCTCGGACGCCGAGGGTGCGGTGCAGCGCGCCGATGGAACGTATGTCGACGCCATCTATGGTTATCACAAGGCCGTGGTCGCGCTTGAAGAGGCGGTCGGGCAACCCCTTCGTTAA
- a CDS encoding creatininase family protein, giving the protein MSSTLPCRLKEMLPAEVERCLARRPTLILPVGSTEQHGAHLPLGIDTILVERLADDLSARFGVVRAPAVEYAANRDPHRPLPGSAPLGRKTLHRLMNELVEAWELGSGVLEFIILTAEGHEAHQEALSTLLVKNAKVQVVDIFSLDFGSLLEEPGMPAHGGELDTSLLMHLAPHLVRMEVAVDTPRAMPSLSTPEKGARLYKFILDRIAVRCLHQES; this is encoded by the coding sequence ATGAGTTCGACTTTGCCCTGCCGGCTCAAGGAAATGCTCCCTGCCGAGGTGGAGCGCTGCCTCGCCCGCCGGCCGACGCTGATCCTGCCGGTCGGATCCACCGAGCAGCACGGCGCCCACCTCCCGCTCGGGATCGACACGATTCTCGTTGAGCGGCTCGCGGACGACCTCTCCGCGCGCTTTGGGGTCGTGCGAGCCCCGGCGGTCGAGTACGCAGCCAACCGCGACCCGCATCGCCCCCTGCCGGGGAGCGCGCCACTGGGGCGGAAGACCCTCCATCGTCTCATGAACGAACTGGTGGAGGCGTGGGAGCTTGGGAGCGGTGTGTTGGAGTTCATCATCCTCACCGCGGAAGGGCACGAAGCCCACCAGGAGGCCCTGAGCACCCTTCTGGTCAAGAATGCAAAGGTTCAGGTTGTGGACATCTTCTCGCTCGATTTTGGCTCACTGCTCGAGGAACCGGGCATGCCGGCCCACGGCGGGGAACTCGACACCTCACTCCTGATGCACCTCGCGCCGCACCTCGTGCGCATGGAAGTTGCGGTGGATACACCTCGCGCGATGCCCTCGCTGTCGACACCCGAGAAGGGGGCCCGCCTCTACAAGTTCATCCTGGACCGGATTGCGGTCCGTTGCCTGCACCAGGAGTCGTGA
- a CDS encoding ABC transporter permease — protein sequence MSQSFSRAFEGIGIALDSLRASKVRAALTILGVAIGVMVVIAMASAITGINRALEKELESAGPRTFFVQRFFQGGINISDGSDELSPWRKNPWITVEESEMIRQLPAIQEVSIDEGTQGPVKYGDTELPSVGIAGFGPAWVYVTGGEIVAGRSFTAMEYAAGARVAVINDKVAEALFPGLDPIGKTIKIFGQPFQVIGLHVAAASLFGGGDQARLAIPHTTFEKVADYWKGWMSISVMPVDEVTVEEAQDQVVAALRGSRGLKPSQENNFAILTQDRILETFDSMTSAFFLVMLALSSVGLMVGGVGVVAIMMISVTERTREIGVRKALGATRREVLFQFLVEAATLTLVGGVVGMMLGGLIALGINKLTPIPAAVPLWSVVVALLASIVTGIMFGMYPANKASKLDPVEALRYE from the coding sequence ATGTCCCAGAGTTTCAGCCGGGCCTTCGAGGGCATCGGCATCGCACTCGACTCGCTGCGGGCGAGCAAGGTCCGCGCGGCGCTGACCATTCTCGGCGTGGCCATCGGCGTGATGGTGGTCATCGCCATGGCCTCGGCCATCACCGGTATCAACCGGGCGCTCGAAAAGGAGCTGGAGTCGGCTGGCCCACGGACCTTCTTCGTGCAACGCTTCTTTCAGGGCGGGATCAACATCTCCGACGGCTCTGATGAGCTCTCGCCGTGGCGAAAGAATCCCTGGATCACGGTGGAGGAGTCGGAGATGATCCGGCAGCTGCCAGCCATCCAGGAGGTGTCCATCGACGAGGGCACGCAGGGACCGGTGAAGTACGGCGACACCGAGCTGCCGAGCGTCGGCATCGCCGGGTTTGGCCCGGCGTGGGTGTACGTGACCGGCGGCGAGATCGTGGCGGGACGGAGTTTCACCGCCATGGAGTATGCGGCCGGCGCCCGGGTGGCCGTCATCAACGACAAGGTGGCGGAGGCGCTGTTCCCGGGGCTCGACCCCATCGGCAAGACGATCAAGATCTTCGGGCAGCCCTTCCAGGTGATCGGCCTGCACGTGGCCGCCGCCTCCCTTTTCGGCGGCGGCGACCAGGCCCGGCTCGCAATTCCGCACACAACGTTCGAGAAGGTCGCGGACTACTGGAAGGGCTGGATGAGCATCTCCGTCATGCCGGTCGACGAGGTGACGGTGGAGGAGGCGCAGGACCAGGTGGTGGCGGCGCTGCGAGGTAGCCGTGGGCTCAAGCCGTCGCAGGAGAACAACTTTGCCATCCTCACCCAGGACCGGATCCTCGAGACGTTCGACAGCATGACGAGCGCCTTCTTCCTGGTGATGCTGGCGCTCTCCAGCGTGGGCTTGATGGTAGGTGGCGTCGGGGTGGTAGCCATCATGATGATCTCGGTCACCGAGCGCACCCGGGAGATCGGCGTCCGCAAGGCCCTTGGCGCCACCCGACGCGAAGTACTCTTCCAGTTCCTGGTCGAGGCCGCTACCCTCACTCTCGTGGGCGGCGTGGTCGGCATGATGCTCGGCGGCCTGATTGCGCTGGGCATCAACAAGCTGACCCCCATCCCCGCCGCCGTCCCCCTCTGGTCGGTCGTGGTGGCGCTGCTGGCATCGATCGTGACTGGCATCATGTTCGGCATGTATCCCGCCAACAAGGCCAGCAAGCTGGATCCGGTGGAGGCGTTGCGGTACGAATAG